One genomic segment of Armatimonadota bacterium includes these proteins:
- a CDS encoding lactate racemase domain-containing protein has protein sequence MLTVPLEYGDGHVRVEVPDSALVFWPGRSHQDPPQVDPAEATQRALEAPLGLPPLRELVRPGSRVVIAFPDRVKGGAHDRAHRKVAIPIIIEELERAGVRPADIVLLCAMGLHRKNTYEELAHYLGRPLVEAFWPDRLLMHDAEDPAGITALGTTEHGDLVEVNRLVAEADLAILIGHTQGNPYGGYSGGYKMAATGITTWRSIRGHHSPRTMLRSDFVPVNVEHSQMRRQFDAIGRAIERGMGKRFFCVDAVLGTDSQVLGVFAGAPDAVQAASWPLASRRTDVPLDIAEPFDVVVFGLPRSFHYGPGMGTNPILMLQAIGAQIVRHRDVLREGVVVIAASLCDGWFNDSWFPSYRVVFERLVQVNELAEVSAFEEEICTDPRLVWKYRAEYAYHPFHAFSMVYMGAVAHRYAERIFIVGARAPGYARAVGCVPVATFADALRRAERIVGAVPRILVLPQAFTRVPVHLRRGRR, from the coding sequence ATGCTAACGGTGCCGCTGGAGTACGGCGACGGACACGTGAGGGTGGAGGTCCCGGACTCTGCTCTGGTCTTCTGGCCCGGCCGCTCCCACCAGGACCCACCGCAGGTGGATCCGGCGGAGGCCACCCAGCGCGCGCTGGAGGCCCCGCTGGGGCTACCGCCGCTGCGGGAGCTGGTGCGCCCGGGCAGCCGGGTGGTTATCGCTTTCCCCGATCGGGTCAAGGGCGGGGCGCATGACCGGGCGCACCGGAAAGTAGCCATCCCCATCATCATCGAGGAGCTGGAGCGTGCGGGCGTACGCCCTGCAGACATCGTCCTGCTGTGCGCCATGGGGCTCCACCGCAAGAACACCTACGAAGAACTGGCCCACTACCTGGGCCGCCCGCTTGTCGAGGCCTTCTGGCCGGATCGCCTGCTGATGCACGACGCGGAGGATCCCGCGGGCATCACCGCCCTGGGTACGACCGAGCACGGCGATCTGGTGGAGGTAAACCGGCTGGTGGCCGAGGCCGACCTGGCCATCCTGATCGGGCACACGCAGGGGAATCCCTACGGAGGGTACAGCGGGGGCTACAAGATGGCGGCTACCGGCATCACCACGTGGCGGTCGATCCGGGGTCACCACAGTCCGCGGACCATGCTCCGCTCCGACTTCGTGCCCGTGAACGTGGAACACAGCCAAATGCGGCGGCAGTTCGACGCCATTGGCCGGGCCATTGAACGGGGGATGGGCAAGCGGTTTTTCTGCGTGGATGCGGTGCTGGGGACCGACTCCCAGGTGCTCGGTGTCTTTGCCGGCGCTCCCGACGCCGTGCAGGCGGCCTCCTGGCCGCTGGCCTCCCGGCGTACGGACGTTCCTCTGGACATCGCCGAGCCTTTCGATGTGGTGGTCTTTGGCCTGCCACGCTCGTTCCACTACGGCCCGGGGATGGGCACCAACCCCATCCTGATGCTGCAGGCCATCGGCGCACAGATTGTCAGGCATCGCGATGTCCTGCGGGAGGGAGTGGTGGTCATCGCCGCCTCCCTGTGCGACGGCTGGTTCAACGACAGTTGGTTCCCCAGCTATCGGGTGGTATTCGAGCGGCTGGTCCAGGTGAACGAGCTGGCCGAGGTCAGCGCCTTCGAGGAGGAGATCTGCACCGACCCGCGGCTGGTGTGGAAGTACCGGGCAGAATATGCCTACCACCCCTTCCATGCTTTCTCCATGGTCTACATGGGTGCCGTCGCCCACCGCTACGCCGAGCGCATCTTCATCGTGGGGGCGCGGGCCCCCGGCTACGCCCGGGCCGTGGGGTGCGTGCCGGTAGCCACCTTTGCCGACGCCCTGCGCCGCGCGGAGCGCATCGTCGGCGCCGTTCCCCGGATCCTGGTATTGCCGCAGGCCTTCACCCGGGTCCCGGTCCACCTGCGGCGGGGGCGGCGATGA